A window of Deltaproteobacteria bacterium contains these coding sequences:
- a CDS encoding sigma-70 family RNA polymerase sigma factor, with protein SPEEEVEHRERERSVIELIKEYEIMQLKLRGLPDKEIADLVGLTPNAVRQRLKRYRKDLKRALGELEEPDG; from the coding sequence CGAGCCCCGAAGAGGAGGTGGAGCATCGGGAACGGGAGCGGTCCGTGATCGAGTTGATCAAGGAATACGAGATCATGCAGCTCAAGTTGCGGGGACTGCCAGACAAGGAAATCGCGGACCTTGTCGGGCTCACGCCGAACGCGGTGAGGCAGCGGCTCAAGCGCTATCGCAAGGATCTCAAACGGGCGCTCGGCGAGCTGGAGGAACCCGACGGATGA
- a CDS encoding CHAT domain-containing protein, whose protein sequence is MLRCEETAVFPDEARRRGSVLYRTLIPPGLRDQLKALTGPLFICTSLYGVPWELLYDDEEFWGLRYAIGKRIMMSRPLTMAGAAALRSRPRALVVGSDPRGDLPIVHSEVERICETLERFADIGCVSGKLASFDEVTAYLREGFDLIHY, encoded by the coding sequence TTGCTGCGGTGCGAGGAGACGGCGGTTTTCCCCGACGAAGCGCGACGGCGCGGCTCGGTGCTCTACCGGACCCTCATCCCACCCGGCTTGCGCGATCAGCTGAAGGCCCTCACGGGGCCGCTCTTCATCTGCACCTCGCTCTACGGGGTCCCGTGGGAGCTCCTGTACGACGACGAGGAGTTCTGGGGCCTGCGCTACGCGATCGGAAAGCGGATCATGATGAGCCGCCCGCTCACGATGGCCGGTGCAGCTGCGCTGCGCTCCCGCCCGCGGGCGCTGGTCGTGGGCTCCGACCCCCGCGGCGACCTTCCCATCGTCCACTCCGAGGTCGAGCGCATCTGTGAGACGCTCGAACGCTTCGCCGACATCGGTTGCGTCAGCGGGAAATTGGCGAGCTTCGACGAGGTCACGGCATACCTGCGCGAGGGCTTCGACCTGATCCACTACT